The Neurospora crassa OR74A linkage group V, whole genome shotgun sequence sequence CAGGTCCTTTGAGAATGCCACCCTCCCAAAAGTTCGATAATTCAACCAGCTTCCGGTTCGGTGTCCTCCAGTTGTCCATGGCAATCACAGCCGTTGCTTGGCTTCAAAGACACTTGCTCTTTTTAGCCTGCTCGTCTGTGCATTGATGCCATGCCTCTAGGTAAATTTGGCTTGGTCGGCGATAACGTCGAGACAAGAGTCCAATATCGACGACTTGCCGAATTTGAAGCACGCCCAATGACAGTCGCCGGCCGTGATggactgctgctgttggtccAGGAACAGAAGAATCCTTGATGTGATGCTCCAACACCATTCCCGAAATGTCAGGTACCTCTCGAATCTCCCGCACTCGGCCAGTCCAATCATGTCGTCCATGTCGACTTTGGATCGGCATCTCTTGCTTTGCTGACTCGAACGGACAGACAACTCGGGAGGGCCCGTTCTCACGTGTGGGTTCTTGCTGGAGACCAGAGGGTCGTATCCATGATGGACGGCTGTAAATCCCAACCCGGAAGGTGGGTGATTGTCGTCCTGCCCAGATCGAAGTTACGCGCCGCGACGCCGAGACTTCATGATCCGGCTCTGCGTTTGCGGATCGACATTCTGTCAGCACCTCCATCCGACGCCCAGTATCAACAAGAACGGCTTCTCTTGTTTCGGAAGGTCGCTTGAGCATCACGATGGAAGGGAcatgaggaggtggaggatgaggaagacgaggagaggaagaagaggatgagaaggACATCTGGTGGCAAAAGTCGAGGATAAATATCATCCAGATCATCCCCCGTTTCCGATTCAATCTCCTCATCACTCCAACCATCCAGCCTTCCTTCAATCCTTCCTTCTCGTCTCCCAGCCTCTCAACGGTTCCCGGCCTTTCAAACACCAGCAAACATGAAGCTGTCCGCTGTCCTCGCCCTCCTGCCTCTGGCTATGGCCGCCCCCTCGGCGCCCATTGACAAGCGCGCTCCCATCCTCGAGGCCCGCGCCGGAACCCAGGCTGTCCCCGGCAAGTACATTGTCAAGCTCCGCGAGACTGCttccgacgacgacctcGACAAGGCCGTGAAGAAGCTCGGCAACAGCAAGGCCGACCACGTCTACAAGCACGCCTTCCGTGGCTTCGCCGGCCGCATCGATGACAAGACCCTCGATGACATCCGCTCCCTCCCCGAGGTAAGCCTTCCTCTGTCCTCCGCTGTCGAGTATTAGTAGCCAGCCAGCATCTCTAACACCCAACAGGTCGAGTACGTCGAGCAGGAGGCCgtcttcaccatcaacaccTACACCTCCCAGTCCTCGGTCCCCTCGTGGGGTCTCGCCCGTCTTTCCTCCAAGACCACGGGCAAGACCACCTACGTCTACGACAGctccgccggcgccggaaCCTGCGCCTACATCATCGACACCGGTATCAACACCGCCCACAGCGACTTTGGTGGCCGCGCTACCTGGCTCGCCAACTACGCCGGCGATGGCATTAACTCGGACGGAAATGGTCACGGCACGCATGTGGCGGGTACGGTAGGAGGAACCACGTATGGTGTGGCCAAGAAGACGCAGCTCTACGCCGTCAAGGTGCTCGACTCCAACGGGTCCGGCAGCAACTCGGGTGTCATTGCCGGCATGAACTTTGTCGCCCAGGACGCGCAGAGCCGCAACTGCCCCAACGGCACCGTCGCCAACATGtccctcggcggcggctacTCGGCCTCCACCAAcagcgccgctgccgccatgGTCCGGGCCGGTGTCTTCCTCGCGGTCGCCGCCGGCAACGACGGTGCCAACGCCGCCAACTACTCGCCCGCTTCCGAGCCCACCGTCTGCACTGTCGGCGCCACCACCTCGGCTGATGCCATTGCCTACTACTCCAACTACGGCACCATTGTCGACATCTTCGCCCCCGGCACTTCCATCACCTCGGCCTGGATCGggtccaccaccgccaagaACACCATCTCGGGCACTTCCATGGCCACCCCCCACATCACTGGTCTCGGCGCCtacctcctcaccctcctcggCAAGAAGTCCCCCGCTGCTCTCTGCTCCTACATTGCCAGCACCGCCAACTCTGGCGTCATCTCTGGCATTCCCCGCGGCACCGTCAACAAGCTTGCCTTCAACGGCAACCCCAGCGCTTACTAAGCggttttttccttttttccctGTTACCCAAGtcaaaagaaaaggatgCAGTCTGGGTAGGACGCGCATCGCATAATGGTTGATGATTGGAATGATATGATGGATGAAggaaatggatggatggatggatgatgagttGAGGTAGTGACCAGATTTGAAGGCTCTGGTTCACAAATTTCTCACTCACTCAAAAAAAGTGAGGGATTCTTTTTCTGGATGCACATTTTTGGAAGGATTGGGCATGTAGATAGTTTCCCTCTCTGCTTCTTTTTCGCTAGATCTTTCCAGCTTGGAACGGATCTTGTTCGAGGGTCTTGGCCAGGCCGTTTACTCGAACTGTTGGCTAGGATTGGTTTGAAGTGAATGAATAAAAAGAGTCAAACATTACTTGATTGTTTTGCCTGGTGCTTTTGGTGATGATTGCCTCGCTTGATTGTCCTGAGTCGTCCTTTCGTGTCGCCGCTCACAGTTTTCGATGCTATGCTAGTTGGGAGGAAGTACAGTCTGAAATTGAAGAGCAGTGCTGGCCAAAACGTCGCGGGAAAAATAGAACAAACCAACGCCAGATCAATGACGCTAAAACAGGATCGATGTCGCGGCGTGTCCTGGTCCATCAGTAACTCGACGAGAGGAGTCGGACTGAGATGTCGCCCTAACGCATCTTGGGTAAAAGTGGCGGGGTGACTGATAGCGGGATAACTGACCCGGTAACTGGAATTGGAGGACCCCTCCATCCACCACACCAAAATCCGGACTTCGCCAAGGAGGCGCACAACGAACGACCAATGGGCAAGTCTCCGCGCGAAAGCCGTCGAGCAACATCAGGAAAAGACGAGAGATGGCTTTTGTATGATTGGAAGAAAAGCACGTATGAAACAAGTGGCGTAGATGTCAACCCAACAAGTCCTTCCTCATCCGCTCAATCGGGATCAGGACGGCGCGAGATGACTGCTCCGAACACGTCTTGCTCAAAGCTCCAGGTGTGGTGACACGCATCTAGTATGGCGTTGAAGATGACAGGTTGACAGGTTGACAGGTTGACAAAGGGTTGAGGAGAAACGACGTACGTCAAAAGACATAGGGCATGGCGATCGAAACGGAAGCAGCCGGGACAAATAGACAAACAAGTACAGTAAATTCAATAATGTATAAACTTCTCGCCTGTCACCGTCAAAGTCAAGATCATGCTCTATCATGTCATCGCCGTATCTAGACGCCTCGTGCCCACAGGGCGGGCCATCAAATGCCGTGCCGATCAGTGTCCAACATGgatcgccatcatcgtcaactCCTTGTATAGGCCATGAGACCAATGCTGTATGTGTAAACAGTTCTTCTTCCATGCTTTCCATGCAAGTGAGCAGTGGGTATCGTAGAGGTATCAATCATGtcgcaaaaaaaaagcagcAACGCAATAAccgagaaaagaagaaaaagaatcaAGCATCGCAAAACCAACTCCTTCTACTGCCGCGCACATCCAAAAGATATATGCAAGCCCCGCCATCAATACCAACTGCTCTTCTCCCCGTCCTCAATGCTCCACAGCATCGTACACTTGTCTGTCTGGcacaccttcctcctctccaagtATTTGAACTTGGGCCCCAGCGGTCCGACAATGTAGTGATACTCGCCAAACAGCCTCCACTGCCTATAGTCCGCCAGACTATAGACGTCATCGCCCCACGCTCCTTCAAAGTGGAACCAACTTGTTGGAGCCTTTGGATTATCCGCCGCGGGGACCAAGGAGGTGTACTCCTTTGGAGGATCGGAAGGGTTGCCAAGGTAGGGCGACTGAGGGGATGAGGGTGACTCGGTTTCGTTCAGCCCGGCCTCGTAGTCGTACCAATAGCTGTAGTGGTTGAGAGCAGGGTCCCACAGAGGACCGCGGTCGGTCACGTCCTTCAGAAGCTTGAACGGCAAGACGTAGGGGTGCAAGCCAGGCGTGGCATACATGGCGTGACTTCCTACTGCCGAATAAATCACCGGACGGGGTGGTTTGCCGTTGGGTtgggccttcttctccaaagCAGGCCAAGCGTAGGCCTTTCCGCCGGCGTGCTCCGACAAAAACATGGCTTTCGGGATCCCGTTGTCGAAGCG is a genomic window containing:
- a CDS encoding proteinase T — encoded protein: MKLSAVLALLPLAMAAPSAPIDKRAPILEARAGTQAVPGKYIVKLRETASDDDLDKAVKKLGNSKADHVYKHAFRGFAGRIDDKTLDDIRSLPEVEYVEQEAVFTINTYTSQSSVPSWGLARLSSKTTGKTTYVYDSSAGAGTCAYIIDTGINTAHSDFGGRATWLANYAGDGINSDGNGHGTHVAGTVGGTTYGVAKKTQLYAVKVLDSNGSGSNSGVIAGMNFVAQDAQSRNCPNGTVANMSLGGGYSASTNSAAAAMVRAGVFLAVAAGNDGANAANYSPASEPTVCTVGATTSADAIAYYSNYGTIVDIFAPGTSITSAWIGSTTAKNTISGTSMATPHITGLGAYLLTLLGKKSPAALCSYIASTANSGVISGIPRGTVNKLAFNGNPSAY